The DNA region CGGCCGGGGGCGGGTCGCGTGCAGACCCGGGGTTAAGGTGAGCGGAGCTGGAGGTCGCGGGTCCCATGTCCGCGTCCAGGTCGGCCTAGGCCTCCTGTGCTATAAATACAGcggtccacatgctgcagagacaCGGTGTTCCCTGCGCTCGCGGGACAGATAACATGAATTTGCCCTTTAAACGTCCCAAGTAAAGGCacagcccccagcccacccctgccccccggAAGCGCCTTCGCCCCCGTTGCCCTCTGCAGAAGAGGGGGCGGGCCAGGAGGCGGGGCTCCGCGCACCCGTAAAGCCAATGAGAGGGGCGCGCGGGGACCCGGGGCCCCGCCTCCTCTCGCGAGAGCCTGGGCGGGGTATATAAAGCGGGCAGCGGGGCGAGGTGAGTGGCCCCTTCGCGTCGCGCAGGGTCTGGAGTAGGGGAGGTCGGGGCTCCCCGGGCGGAGTGAGCGAGAGCGCGTCTCGCGGAGGCGGTGTGCGCCCGGCTGTCACCATGAGCGATCAGGCTCTGAGCTTCCTGAAGGACTTCTTGGCCGGCGGCGTGGCCGCTGCCATCTCCAAGACCGCTGTCGCGCCCATCGAGAGGGTCAAACTGCTGCTGCAGGTGAGGACCTtgcgggcgcgggcgcgggcgcggcGAGCGGGGCGCGGGCGCGCGGGACCGGGCGCGCGGCGCCCCGGCGGGCCGCGGGGCCGTCCCCCAAATCCGCGCTAGGCCCCGGGCCCGGCTCACGGCCTGCGCGAAGGGGAAGGTGCCCTCTGCGCAGAGACAGGTCCAGCGTCAGTAGCGGATTCCTGGTGTCGGGTGGCGCCCCGCGTGCGGGTGTCTATATATGGAAACCCACCCAGAGTAGGTTGCAGCCAGCCAGATCCTGCTCCGGGGACAGCGCAGGCACTCAGGCCTCTTGGGTCGGCCTCACCTCTTGATTTTCAGAGCCCCTTGCACCCTCTTCTCAGCATCCACCTTTTACGATTAACAACATCGAAATAATTATTACTCAAGATTATTACGGTGTCCAGTGCGCCGTGCTATAGCCAACATTATTCTATTATTCATTCATCTTTGTATGACCTCTGTAAGACAGATACTGTTTCCCCCATTTTGCACATAAAGAAACAGGTCTTGAGAGACCAGCACTTTAAAGAATAAACTAAGATGGCCTTATTCATCCTTTCCCCAAATCTTTTCCTCCCCAGCCCTGATCTCTGAATGGCTTGTTCTCATTatctcacccccccccccccttatttTTTCACTTGCCCAAAAAGCAAGGACCCCTCCATGAGGAATTGGGCATTCTCAATTTGGGAGTCAAAATGatcaataacaagaaaaaaaccccaaTGGCCCACAGCAACAAACCCCTCAATAATTGATTATTTGGATATGCTTGGAAAATGTCAGGCTCCAATGCTGAGTGGATTCCTTCTTCCGTTAGAACACCTACTACTCAGAGACTGCGTCTCCAGAGAGACTAAAGAGAGACTGAGGAATCCTCACCTCCTTCCCATCCTATCTGTCAGATCAGAGCAGGTGTCCTTTGGGCCAGGGATCTTTAATTATTTCTGTCTCCCAGTAATAAAGCCCTAGTACAGTTCTGGCACCTCGGGAAAATGCAACAAATCAATGTCTCCCTTTACATAATCAAATCATCCCTTTCAGTGTATTTTGGAGCAGAACTGTTTCTCTCAAATGCCCTGGTAACTGAGGCAGAACTGGGTTTAGGGGACTTAGTGTCCAAGTAGCTAAGACTTCAGTTTACTCAGTGTTCATTTGATTTCCCCATACTTTTTAAACAAGGAAGTCAGGAAGCTCAAACCTCCTTGTTCTCCTGCCCTTCTCTCTCGGCCCTCCCTGTCCCcctcatctccctcctcccccgcccctctCCCCGCTGCAGGTCCAGCATGCCAGCAAACAGATCAGTGCCGAGAAGCAGTACAAAGGGATCATTGACTGCGTGGTGAGAATCCCCAAAGAGCAGGGCTTTCTCTCCTTCTGGAGGGGTAACCTGGCCAACGTCATCCGTTACTTCCCCACCCAAGCTCTCAACTTCGCCTTCAAGGACAAGTACAAGCAGATCTTCCTGGGGGGCGTGGACCGGCATAAGCAGTTCTGGCGCTACTTTGCCGGTAACCTGGCCTCCGGTGGGGCAGCTGGGGCCACCTCCCTCTGCTTCGTCTACCCGCTGGACTTCGCTAGGACCAGGCTGGCTGCCGACGTGGGCAAGGGTGCCGCCCAGCGGGAGTTCACTGGTCTGGGCAACTGTATCACCAAGATCTTCAAGTCTGATGGCCTGAGGGGCCTCTACCAGGGTTTCAATGTATCGGTCCAGGGCATCATTATCTACAGAGCCGCCTACTTTGGAGTCTATGATACGGCCAAGGGTGAGAGAAGGGCGTCAGGGGGCGCAGAGCGGAGGAGGGTGTGTGGAGAGGATCCTGAGGGGTGTCTAACTCATAAAGGACTTTGTCTTGTTAATCTCACTTTCGCCTAGCCCCTGGGCTAAACTGCGGAGGTGGTGAGGTGGGGATCAATAGCTGGAGGACTCTCCTTGTCCTCTCCTGAACTACCCTGGCCTTGAGTTACTCAGAGAGGGCGAAGGGGGTGCCTGGCTCCTTTTATCGGTTACCAAGTTTAACTTGGAGCCATTTCAACACGCCCTGTGCATGGGGGCATGGCTTGGGTTTTGTGGGTCCAGGGGAGGTTGGCAGCCCCAACTTGTGTTGGCTGCTTGGTTACTCCTGAGGCACCCCTCGCGGGGCGGGCTCTTCTGGAAGGGTAGGGCGTGAAAGTTGCGGTGCCCTGCTCTCCGGCCCCACCTGCTTTTTGCCCAGCTGCTCGGAGGAGGAATCACGTCATGGCCATTTGGCTTCTTGGCTCTGCCCACAGGGATGCTGCCTGACCCCAAGAATGTGCACATTATCGTGAGCTGGATGATCGCCCAGACTGTGACGGCGGTCGCAGGGTTGGTGTCCTATCCCTTTGACACCGTCCGCCGTAGGATGATGATGCAGTCTGGCCGGAAAGGGGGTAAGCCCAAGACCCACGAGAATCTTACTTTTCTGCTCAAGGAGAACGCCAGTCAGTGCTCTGTACAGCCTGCATTCTCCTAAGTTGTTAGAACTGAggtaaaaatttaagaaagactGTGATGAATCCTCCCCGATGTTCTAAACTATTCCTTTAAAGATTTGGTTTGATTTTAATCAAAGAAGTAAGAACACCGAAAATGGGATATGGTTTGGTTCATCTGGTTTGTGAACTTAACTAGGTAGCTAGCATCATAGAGGCCTTAGGCCTTTTCCCCTTAGGAGCCTGGGTGCAGAAATAGGGAAAAGAAGTAATCAGCTAGTTTATTTAAAAGTGCTTCTTACCTAGTTTTACAAGCATTATTGGGAAGAGTGATTTAGCTGGGGGAGAGATGGCCTCCAGCAGTTTGTGGCAATAGGAAAAGTTTtggcttcaataggttgaaacaTAAGAAATTCCATTGTAACAGTAAGAAACACTGAATATATAATTAGTTTCATCTGCTTCAACCTAATAATTGTATCTCTTGCTTTGTAAGAGTATAATCTGAGATtgcatctcagttttctcatcaataaTAAACAGGACCCCCCAGATTGACACTTCTGCTCCCCCCTGCTCCCTTCCTGTTTCTGTTTGACTTATGTGAATTACCTGGTTCATCACCCCCGTTCTTCACTTGATCTTGAGTTGAACTAGGAATCTAGAGACCCCACCCAGCGGTTATGCAAGGGGCGGGGCTGTCCCACTGAATGTGCTTAGAGCTGGGCAGAAGACTCAAAGTGACCTTTTATAACACTGAGAACAAACTGCAGCTGTCTTTCAGAGGAAAAGTCTCTTTCCTCCAGGATTATGGAGCCCTCACCAACCATGTTTGTTTCCACAGCGGATATCATGTACACTGGGACAGTGGACTGCTGGAGGAAGATTGCAAAAGATGAAGGACCCAAGGCTTTCTTCAAAGGTGCCTGGTCCAACGTATTGAGAGGCATGGGCGGTGCTTTTGTATTGGTATTGTATGATGAGATCAAAAAGTTTGTCTAATGTGATTAAAACTCGAGTTCATTGGTTCCAGATCCATTGTGTGGTTTAATAGACTCTTCCTaaggggaaataaaaaagaaagatctggGATGAAACCAGATTGAAAGGAA from Dama dama isolate Ldn47 chromosome 32, ASM3311817v1, whole genome shotgun sequence includes:
- the SLC25A4 gene encoding ADP/ATP translocase 1, which gives rise to MSDQALSFLKDFLAGGVAAAISKTAVAPIERVKLLLQVQHASKQISAEKQYKGIIDCVVRIPKEQGFLSFWRGNLANVIRYFPTQALNFAFKDKYKQIFLGGVDRHKQFWRYFAGNLASGGAAGATSLCFVYPLDFARTRLAADVGKGAAQREFTGLGNCITKIFKSDGLRGLYQGFNVSVQGIIIYRAAYFGVYDTAKGMLPDPKNVHIIVSWMIAQTVTAVAGLVSYPFDTVRRRMMMQSGRKGADIMYTGTVDCWRKIAKDEGPKAFFKGAWSNVLRGMGGAFVLVLYDEIKKFV